In a single window of the Bradyrhizobium erythrophlei genome:
- a CDS encoding AsmA family protein — translation MRALKIAGAAVAAVIVIAALLLIIGIPSGFLTSAIRERVERETGYQLNIAGATRIGLWPSLNVTLNDVTLEAPKDRDTSSRVTVGSVRADMTLSSVWSGHPQITELAIARPVLSVPLLRERVREPTPSSPRPPTSAGESGAHALAIDRVTVTDGAIEFSNLRDRFDTRIDGINAVASVGADRDIKVNGSARAGEHPLKFQIKATAPAPPVERQNIPVELTLEAAGLLQAPLTAKAEARLNGTAVMINGVTGTFGDGAFNGWASVDLASKPLVKLDLDFQRLDVATAQTPAGSGAQGSQGSPNTQASSEPHPWSNETIDLRGLNYVDVQARVSAAELNIGEAHLAPVAIDSALAQGVARIAFSNLGAYGGQANGQLIVDVSGGNPTYALTSDLIGVRALPLLRSVADFDKLDGKLQAKLAVRSAGSSQRAVMSNLSGTVFAVFKDGAIRGLNVVQMIRSLAASPLSGWPEAKEQATDLTQLSASFRIDKGQATTSDLNLVGPLVRVTGTGTVDLAAQTLAFQVEPKLVMTTEGQGRSSDPVGLGIPVMIDGPWADPRIYPDIAGITDNPDAAYAKLKEMGKGLFGGGGQSDQPLGGTLGETLGNLLQQGLGQSRSLPSQTQPNPPPAPQSDPPPPPSQDSQPMNDLLRQLFNR, via the coding sequence ATGAGAGCACTGAAAATCGCCGGCGCCGCCGTCGCTGCCGTCATCGTTATCGCAGCCCTGCTCCTGATCATCGGGATCCCCTCCGGCTTCCTGACTTCGGCGATCCGGGAGCGCGTCGAGCGCGAGACCGGGTACCAGTTGAACATTGCCGGCGCGACCAGGATCGGCCTTTGGCCGTCGCTGAACGTGACGCTGAACGACGTCACGCTCGAAGCGCCGAAGGACCGCGATACGTCCAGCCGCGTGACGGTCGGCAGCGTCCGGGCCGACATGACGTTGTCCAGCGTGTGGTCGGGCCATCCGCAGATCACTGAACTTGCGATCGCGCGCCCGGTGCTGTCGGTGCCGCTGCTGCGCGAACGCGTTCGGGAGCCCACGCCATCATCTCCCAGGCCGCCGACGTCCGCCGGCGAGTCCGGCGCCCATGCGCTCGCGATCGATCGGGTGACCGTCACCGACGGCGCGATCGAATTTTCCAACCTGCGCGACCGCTTCGACACCCGCATCGACGGCATCAACGCCGTCGCGTCTGTCGGCGCCGACCGCGACATCAAGGTCAACGGCAGTGCGCGCGCCGGCGAGCATCCGCTGAAATTCCAGATCAAGGCGACCGCGCCGGCTCCGCCGGTGGAGCGGCAGAACATACCGGTCGAACTTACGCTCGAGGCCGCCGGCCTGCTGCAGGCGCCGCTGACGGCCAAGGCCGAGGCCCGGCTCAACGGCACGGCGGTGATGATCAACGGCGTGACCGGGACGTTCGGCGACGGCGCGTTCAACGGCTGGGCCTCGGTCGATCTCGCCAGCAAGCCGCTGGTGAAACTCGATCTCGACTTCCAGCGGCTCGACGTCGCGACCGCCCAGACGCCGGCCGGTTCCGGCGCGCAGGGTTCGCAGGGTTCGCCGAATACACAGGCTTCATCGGAGCCGCATCCCTGGAGCAACGAAACCATCGACCTGAGGGGACTGAACTATGTCGACGTCCAGGCCAGGGTTTCCGCGGCCGAACTCAACATCGGCGAGGCGCATCTGGCGCCGGTCGCGATCGACTCGGCGCTGGCCCAAGGCGTCGCCCGGATCGCATTCTCCAATCTCGGCGCCTATGGCGGCCAGGCCAACGGCCAGTTGATCGTCGATGTGTCCGGCGGCAACCCGACCTATGCGCTGACCAGTGACCTCATCGGGGTGCGCGCGCTGCCGCTGCTGCGCAGCGTCGCCGATTTCGACAAGCTCGACGGCAAGCTGCAGGCGAAACTGGCGGTGCGTTCGGCGGGCTCCAGCCAGCGCGCTGTCATGTCGAACCTGTCCGGCACCGTATTCGCGGTGTTCAAGGACGGCGCCATCCGCGGCCTCAACGTCGTGCAGATGATCCGCTCGCTGGCTGCGAGCCCCCTGTCGGGATGGCCGGAGGCCAAGGAGCAGGCGACCGACCTGACCCAGTTGTCGGCCTCGTTCCGGATCGACAAGGGCCAGGCCACGACCAGCGATCTCAACCTGGTCGGACCGCTGGTGCGGGTGACCGGGACCGGCACGGTGGATCTGGCCGCGCAGACGCTGGCGTTCCAGGTCGAGCCGAAGCTCGTGATGACCACGGAAGGCCAGGGCCGCTCGTCCGATCCGGTCGGGCTCGGCATCCCCGTGATGATCGACGGCCCGTGGGCCGATCCGCGGATCTATCCGGATATCGCCGGGATAACGGACAATCCCGACGCCGCCTACGCCAAGCTCAAGGAAATGGGCAAGGGCCTGTTCGGCGGTGGCGGGCAGTCCGATCAACCGCTCGGCGGCACGCTCGGCGAGACCCTGGGCAACTTGCTGCAGCAGGGTCTTGGACAGAGCCGCAGCCTTCCGTCGCAGACCCAGCCTAACCCACCGCCCGCGCCGCAAAGCGACCCGCCCCCGCCGCCATCGCAGGACAGTCAGCCAATGAACGACCTGCTGCGGCAGCTGTTTAATCGGTGA
- a CDS encoding efflux RND transporter periplasmic adaptor subunit, whose product MPLLPPLGPSRSLLAPLTAALLCLACSPALAADEADAPKGATVTVLTAAKACFAAIAEVSGIVMAREETMVRPERPGLKVAEILADAGDTVTAGQTLARLTLPEGGTVQVQAPVAGLIASSSAVLGAMASAKGEALFSIIARSEFDLIGLVPTEDLPKLAVNQPARIRIVGAGEVDGTVRRIAPTVEPNSQLGQVIIGVTTNRRLLVNSSGRAMIKTGQSCNIAVPLTAVLYGTAGTVVQVVRRHRVETRRVEVGLMSGGQIEIRDGLVEGDVVVARAGALLREGDPVRPVTASAEPK is encoded by the coding sequence ATGCCCCTTCTCCCCCCGCTCGGCCCCTCGCGAAGCCTGCTCGCCCCCCTCACCGCAGCCCTGCTCTGCCTCGCCTGCTCCCCCGCGCTCGCCGCCGACGAGGCCGATGCGCCGAAGGGCGCGACGGTCACGGTGCTGACGGCGGCGAAGGCGTGCTTTGCGGCGATCGCCGAGGTTTCCGGCATCGTCATGGCGCGGGAAGAGACCATGGTGCGGCCGGAGCGGCCGGGCCTCAAGGTCGCGGAAATCCTGGCCGATGCCGGCGACACCGTTACGGCCGGGCAGACGCTGGCCCGGCTGACGCTGCCAGAAGGCGGCACGGTGCAGGTGCAGGCGCCGGTGGCCGGGCTGATCGCCTCCTCCTCGGCCGTGCTCGGCGCGATGGCCTCGGCCAAGGGCGAGGCGCTGTTTTCCATCATCGCGCGCAGCGAATTCGACCTGATCGGGCTGGTGCCGACCGAGGACCTGCCGAAACTCGCGGTCAACCAGCCGGCACGGATCAGGATCGTCGGCGCCGGCGAAGTCGACGGCACGGTGCGCCGGATCGCGCCGACGGTCGAGCCCAACAGCCAGCTCGGCCAGGTCATCATCGGCGTGACGACCAACCGGCGCCTGCTGGTGAATTCGTCGGGGCGCGCGATGATCAAGACCGGGCAAAGCTGCAACATCGCGGTGCCGCTCACCGCGGTGCTCTACGGCACCGCCGGCACCGTGGTCCAGGTGGTGCGGCGGCACCGGGTCGAGACGCGGCGGGTCGAGGTCGGGCTGATGTCCGGCGGCCAGATCGAAATCCGCGACGGCCTGGTCGAAGGCGACGTCGTGGTCGCCCGCGCCGGCGCGCTGCTGCGCGAAGGCGATCCGGTGCGGCCGGTGACGGCGAGCGCGGAGCCGAAGTAG
- a CDS encoding LssY C-terminal domain-containing protein codes for MADLGEQLHSAPPRDRSRLERFLLLTLLVVGIYTAGAYLLLPALWSHYEHQKGLATLPMLTYTAQGIPGDPINVGMVGDKRDVLCAMHAAGWYPADPVTLRSSIEIVGSVVLDRPYRDAPVSNLYYRGRREDLAFEKPDGRSADQRHHVRFWQALDEGEEKRPVWLGAATFDRSVGVSRYTGAITHHIDADIDAERKQFAADLEAAGMVEAKYQVTGIGPTVAGRNGGGDLYYTDGEVWILRLVEACQKRTTPADVLPSPPATEVKDQIWQEIAEALRK; via the coding sequence GTGGCCGACCTTGGAGAACAACTGCACTCCGCGCCGCCGCGCGATCGTTCGCGGCTGGAGCGGTTTTTGCTGCTGACGCTGTTGGTCGTCGGCATCTACACCGCCGGCGCCTATCTGCTGCTGCCGGCATTGTGGAGCCATTACGAACACCAGAAGGGCCTCGCGACGCTGCCGATGCTGACCTACACCGCGCAGGGCATTCCCGGCGATCCGATCAATGTCGGCATGGTCGGCGACAAAAGGGACGTGCTGTGCGCCATGCACGCCGCCGGCTGGTATCCCGCCGATCCGGTGACGCTTCGCTCCTCGATCGAAATCGTCGGCAGCGTGGTGCTGGACCGTCCCTATCGCGACGCGCCGGTCAGCAATCTCTATTATCGCGGCCGCCGCGAGGATCTCGCGTTCGAAAAGCCTGATGGCCGCAGCGCCGATCAGCGCCATCACGTCCGGTTCTGGCAGGCGCTCGACGAGGGCGAGGAAAAACGGCCGGTCTGGCTCGGCGCCGCGACCTTCGACCGCAGCGTCGGCGTCAGCCGCTATACCGGCGCCATCACCCACCATATCGATGCCGATATCGACGCCGAACGAAAACAGTTCGCCGCCGACCTCGAGGCCGCCGGAATGGTGGAGGCCAAATACCAGGTGACCGGCATCGGACCGACGGTGGCGGGGCGCAATGGCGGCGGCGATCTCTATTACACCGACGGCGAGGTGTGGATTCTGCGGCTGGTCGAGGCGTGCCAAAAGCGGACAACTCCGGCCGACGTACTCCCCAGTCCGCCCGCGACCGAGGTCAAGGATCAGATCTGGCAGGAAATCGCCGAGGCGCTGAGGAAATAG
- a CDS encoding pyridoxal-phosphate-dependent aminotransferase family protein, translating into MAVRAGREFLAIPGPTTMPDEVLRAMHRPALDIYSDQMIEMTDSLLRDLSRLFATKGHSYIYIANGHGAWEAVLSNVLSRGDKILVLESGRFAIGWGHAATAMGVEVEVLKGDWRRAIRPAEVEARLRLDKDHTIKAILAVQVDTASGAINDIEAIGKAIKASGHPALFMVDAVASLGCMPLEMDAWGIDVAMSGSQKGLMAPPGLGFVAANARAREVHKTAGLRTPYWDWSEREGAEHYRKYSGTAPVHLLFALRQAIDMLFDEKLENVFLRHRLLAEAVRRAVAVWAEGQVLGFNIAEPAERSNTVTTVVMSNGHDPVALHRYCKEKCGVVLGVGIGELQGQAFRIAHMGHVNAPMILGTLGVIEVALNALNIPHGKGGIEAAIDWLGESVGA; encoded by the coding sequence ATGGCCGTTCGCGCCGGCCGGGAATTCCTGGCAATCCCCGGACCCACCACCATGCCCGACGAGGTGCTGCGGGCGATGCACCGCCCGGCGCTCGACATCTATTCCGACCAGATGATCGAGATGACCGACAGCCTGTTGCGCGATCTCTCCAGATTGTTCGCGACCAAGGGTCACTCCTACATCTATATCGCCAATGGCCACGGCGCCTGGGAAGCGGTGCTCAGCAATGTGCTGTCGCGCGGCGACAAGATCCTGGTGCTGGAAAGCGGCCGGTTCGCGATCGGCTGGGGCCACGCCGCGACCGCGATGGGTGTCGAGGTCGAAGTGCTGAAGGGCGACTGGCGCCGCGCGATACGCCCCGCCGAAGTCGAGGCCCGGCTACGGCTGGACAAGGACCACACCATCAAGGCGATCCTTGCCGTGCAGGTCGATACGGCTTCCGGCGCCATCAACGACATCGAAGCGATCGGCAAGGCGATCAAGGCTTCGGGCCATCCGGCGCTGTTCATGGTCGATGCTGTGGCTTCGCTCGGCTGCATGCCGTTAGAGATGGATGCCTGGGGCATCGATGTCGCGATGTCCGGATCGCAGAAGGGCCTGATGGCGCCGCCCGGCCTCGGCTTCGTCGCCGCCAACGCGCGCGCCCGCGAAGTGCACAAGACGGCAGGACTGCGCACACCCTACTGGGACTGGAGCGAACGCGAAGGCGCCGAGCATTACCGAAAATATTCCGGTACCGCACCGGTGCATCTGTTGTTCGCGCTGCGCCAGGCGATCGACATGCTGTTCGATGAAAAACTCGAAAACGTATTCCTGCGCCATCGCCTGCTGGCCGAAGCGGTGCGGCGCGCGGTCGCGGTCTGGGCCGAGGGCCAGGTGCTCGGCTTCAACATCGCCGAACCCGCCGAACGGTCGAACACGGTCACGACCGTCGTCATGTCCAACGGCCACGATCCGGTGGCGCTGCATCGCTATTGCAAGGAGAAATGCGGCGTGGTGCTCGGCGTCGGGATCGGCGAACTGCAGGGCCAGGCGTTCCGGATCGCCCATATGGGCCACGTCAACGCGCCGATGATCCTGGGAACCCTCGGCGTCATCGAAGTCGCCCTCAATGCGCTCAATATCCCGCACGGCAAGGGCGGCATCGAGGCCGCTATCGATTGGCTAGGCGAGAGTGTGGGGGCGTAA
- a CDS encoding GYD domain-containing protein: MVTYVVLANFTDQGIRNAKDSPKRADAFKQMAKTFGVTVKEIFWTQGRYDIVTILEAPDEASALSLNLSLGALGNVRTESLRAFSAAEMATAVGKMI; encoded by the coding sequence ATGGTAACTTATGTCGTGCTTGCGAATTTCACCGACCAGGGAATCCGCAATGCCAAGGATTCTCCGAAGCGGGCAGATGCCTTCAAGCAAATGGCGAAGACGTTTGGAGTGACCGTGAAAGAAATCTTCTGGACGCAGGGAAGGTATGACATCGTGACAATCCTCGAAGCGCCGGACGAGGCTTCCGCCCTGTCGCTTAACCTGAGCCTTGGCGCGCTCGGCAACGTCCGCACCGAATCGTTGCGAGCTTTCTCGGCAGCGGAGATGGCGACGGCTGTCGGCAAGATGATCTGA
- a CDS encoding Crp/Fnr family transcriptional regulator yields MSKAAEFAVILKMNPMFADLGTDELARISGLCHTEHLGSGELLFQKGDAGDALFGVRRGQIRIETGASDGSRLTLNFMGPGDLFGEVAVLDGQRCTADATAGEPTELFVLRREDFLGHLEREPKVAIKIIQLLCQRIRCQSERMEESVLQPLPVRLARRLCALASDFGSEVRISQEQLGVFVGAARESVNRQLQLWRRDGILDLQRGRILLLNTNRLTAVARNE; encoded by the coding sequence ATGAGCAAAGCGGCCGAATTTGCGGTCATTCTGAAGATGAATCCGATGTTCGCCGACCTGGGAACCGACGAACTGGCGCGGATCTCCGGCCTTTGCCACACCGAGCATCTCGGCTCGGGCGAGCTGTTGTTCCAGAAAGGCGATGCCGGCGACGCCCTGTTCGGGGTCCGCCGCGGCCAGATCCGGATCGAGACCGGCGCCTCCGACGGCAGCCGCCTGACCCTGAATTTCATGGGTCCCGGCGATCTCTTTGGCGAGGTCGCGGTGCTCGACGGCCAGAGATGCACCGCCGATGCCACCGCCGGCGAGCCCACCGAATTGTTCGTGCTGCGGCGCGAGGATTTTCTGGGCCATCTCGAACGCGAGCCGAAGGTCGCGATCAAGATCATCCAGCTATTGTGCCAGCGGATCCGCTGCCAGAGCGAACGGATGGAGGAATCCGTGCTGCAGCCGCTGCCGGTTCGGCTGGCGCGACGGCTCTGCGCGCTGGCATCCGATTTCGGCTCGGAAGTTCGCATCTCGCAGGAGCAGCTCGGCGTCTTCGTCGGCGCCGCCCGCGAAAGCGTCAACCGTCAGCTGCAGCTCTGGCGCAGGGACGGCATTCTGGACCTTCAGCGCGGCCGGATTTTGCTCCTGAACACGAACCGGCTGACGGCGGTGGCGCGGAACGAGTAG
- a CDS encoding integrase core domain-containing protein: MEERIRMFLEYESGNWSVSEVCRRYGICRDTFYEWRKRKESGDPAWFQDRSHAPLQCWQTTNGAIAEKVIAARRRFPYLGPRKLLAVLDRDAPEIAWPAASTIGDILKRAGLVSPVKRRRRPLDQRRPCTPVTSANDEWSTDFKGWFRTRDQRRIDPLTVADSHSRFLIELRIVAPTIEGVRPCFERAFREHGLPLAIRCDNGSPFGSRGPGGLTRLSAWWMKLGITPHFIHPASPQENGRHERMHRTLKAQTSVPPASNAPEQQARFDMFRKHYNEERPHEALDQRPPAEFYSRSPRTMPPRAEDPWYDADHQVRRVRGNGEIKWKGEFVFIGEALVDELVGVAELQTGDHIVRFCDLDIGLIDRRGLFTRFAPLRERLRDPGEQAAQPKLSGIMPVQSVDNHAG; the protein is encoded by the coding sequence ATGGAAGAGCGTATTCGGATGTTTTTGGAGTACGAGAGCGGGAACTGGAGCGTATCGGAGGTGTGCCGGCGCTACGGGATTTGCCGCGACACGTTTTACGAATGGCGCAAGCGGAAAGAGAGCGGCGATCCGGCCTGGTTTCAGGACCGCTCGCATGCGCCCTTGCAGTGTTGGCAGACCACGAACGGTGCGATTGCAGAGAAGGTGATCGCGGCGCGGCGGCGATTTCCGTATCTGGGGCCGCGCAAGCTGTTGGCGGTGCTTGATCGGGATGCCCCCGAGATCGCCTGGCCTGCCGCCTCGACGATCGGGGACATTCTCAAGCGCGCAGGCTTGGTCTCGCCGGTGAAGCGGCGCCGTCGCCCGCTCGACCAGCGGCGGCCCTGCACGCCGGTGACGAGCGCCAATGATGAGTGGAGTACGGACTTCAAGGGCTGGTTTCGCACCCGCGACCAGCGGCGGATCGATCCCTTGACGGTAGCAGACAGTCACAGCCGTTTTCTGATCGAACTCCGCATTGTCGCCCCCACTATTGAGGGCGTTCGCCCCTGTTTTGAACGGGCTTTCCGTGAGCATGGCCTGCCGCTTGCGATCCGCTGCGACAATGGTTCGCCGTTCGGCTCGCGTGGCCCGGGCGGTCTCACCCGGCTGTCGGCCTGGTGGATGAAGCTCGGCATCACACCGCACTTCATCCATCCCGCCTCGCCGCAGGAGAATGGCCGACACGAGCGCATGCACCGCACGCTGAAGGCACAGACCTCGGTCCCGCCAGCCAGCAACGCACCCGAGCAGCAGGCCCGCTTTGACATGTTCCGAAAGCATTACAACGAGGAACGTCCGCACGAAGCGCTGGACCAACGGCCGCCGGCAGAGTTCTACAGCCGCTCCCCGCGCACCATGCCGCCGCGCGCGGAAGATCCCTGGTACGACGCCGATCATCAGGTCCGTCGCGTCCGCGGCAACGGCGAGATCAAATGGAAAGGCGAGTTTGTATTCATCGGTGAAGCGCTGGTGGATGAACTTGTTGGCGTTGCTGAGCTCCAGACCGGTGACCACATCGTGCGCTTCTGCGATCTGGACATCGGCCTCATCGATCGCCGCGGCCTGTTCACCCGGTTCGCTCCGCTTCGTGAGCGGCTCCGCGACCCGGGTGAACAGGCCGCTCAACCCAAACTGTCGGGGATCATGCCGGTCCAAAGTGTCGACAATCATGCCGGTTGA
- a CDS encoding thermonuclease family protein — MFMKFLLALLALLMPAIAQAADITGIAKVREGDTVQIGNSRIRLGGIDAPSVDQLCLNTKGERWTCGVAARDELIKHADNKPWTCHVIRTDRRGRAVARCEVDGEDIQKWMVKNGWALSYVRFSHDYDADEKAAREAKAGMWQGAFIAPWDWRIRNKKTVILGFAKPPENAHAILLASASGPVAPSPDCTIKGNVNSSGECIYHKPTSRWYAQIKMQISKGTRWFCSVDEAEAAGCRETRR, encoded by the coding sequence ATGTTCATGAAATTCCTGCTGGCGCTATTGGCGCTTCTGATGCCGGCCATTGCACAAGCCGCCGACATCACCGGCATCGCCAAGGTCCGCGAGGGCGACACCGTCCAGATCGGCAACAGCCGTATCCGGCTCGGCGGCATCGACGCGCCGTCGGTGGATCAGCTTTGCCTCAACACCAAGGGCGAGCGCTGGACCTGCGGCGTCGCCGCGCGCGACGAACTGATCAAGCACGCCGACAACAAGCCCTGGACCTGCCACGTCATCCGCACCGATCGCCGCGGCCGCGCGGTGGCGCGCTGCGAGGTCGACGGCGAGGACATCCAGAAATGGATGGTGAAGAACGGCTGGGCGCTGTCCTATGTGCGGTTCTCCCACGACTACGATGCCGACGAAAAAGCCGCGCGCGAGGCCAAGGCCGGGATGTGGCAGGGCGCCTTCATCGCGCCGTGGGACTGGCGCATCCGCAACAAGAAGACCGTCATTCTCGGTTTCGCCAAGCCGCCCGAGAACGCCCACGCCATCCTGCTGGCATCGGCGTCGGGACCGGTCGCGCCCTCACCCGACTGCACCATCAAGGGCAACGTCAATAGTTCGGGCGAATGCATCTATCACAAGCCGACCAGCCGCTGGTACGCGCAGATCAAGATGCAGATCAGCAAGGGCACGCGCTGGTTCTGCTCGGTCGACGAGGCCGAAGCGGCCGGCTGCCGCGAGACCAGACGATAG
- a CDS encoding ABC transporter ATP-binding protein → MASVDLRGLTRRFGSLAVVDDVSLRIDHGQLVCLLGPSGCGKTTTLRLLAGFLEPSDGEIHVGDRLVSSKARTLPPEQRKMSMIFQSYALWPHMTVAENIVYGLRLRKIDRATIAKKLDVILKATKLEILAQRYPGELSGGQQQRVALARALIVEPETLLLDEPLSNLDANLREEMRFEIRRLHDEYRYTTVYVTHDQSEAMTTADLIAVMNSGKIDQLGTPEDIYDRPQSEFVARFIGASNVIKGTARDDNHVAFADATLRVVGAKLTPGQDTAVAIRQHDIQLSTQAPQNRENTIKATVTRQVFLGASRDYMVETPDGTTLRIVTSTESPVPRGTQVWLTLPPERCRALSR, encoded by the coding sequence TTGGCGTCCGTTGATTTGCGCGGCCTGACCAGGCGATTTGGATCGTTGGCGGTCGTTGATGATGTCTCGCTGCGGATTGATCACGGGCAGCTGGTCTGCCTGTTAGGCCCCTCGGGCTGCGGCAAAACCACGACGCTGCGGCTGCTCGCCGGCTTCCTCGAGCCCTCCGACGGCGAGATCCATGTCGGCGACCGCCTGGTGTCGTCGAAAGCGCGCACCCTGCCGCCCGAACAGCGCAAGATGTCGATGATTTTCCAGAGCTACGCGCTGTGGCCGCACATGACGGTCGCGGAAAATATCGTTTACGGGCTTCGTTTGCGCAAAATCGACCGCGCGACCATCGCAAAAAAGCTCGACGTGATCCTGAAAGCCACAAAACTCGAAATCCTGGCGCAGCGCTATCCCGGCGAATTGTCCGGCGGACAGCAGCAGCGCGTGGCGCTGGCCCGCGCGCTGATCGTGGAACCGGAGACGCTGCTGCTCGACGAACCCTTGTCCAACCTCGACGCCAATCTGCGCGAGGAGATGCGTTTTGAAATTCGACGGCTGCATGACGAATACCGCTACACCACGGTTTACGTCACCCACGACCAGTCCGAGGCGATGACCACCGCCGACCTGATCGCGGTGATGAATTCGGGCAAGATCGATCAGCTCGGCACGCCCGAGGATATCTACGACCGGCCGCAATCGGAATTCGTCGCCCGCTTCATCGGCGCCAGCAATGTGATCAAGGGCACCGCCCGCGACGACAATCACGTCGCGTTTGCCGACGCGACCTTGCGGGTGGTGGGCGCGAAGCTCACACCGGGCCAGGATACGGCGGTGGCCATCCGCCAGCACGACATCCAGCTTTCAACGCAAGCGCCGCAAAACCGGGAGAACACCATCAAGGCCACCGTGACGCGCCAGGTCTTTCTCGGCGCCAGCCGCGACTACATGGTGGAAACGCCTGATGGTACGACCTTGCGCATCGTTACATCGACCGAGAGCCCGGTTCCCCGGGGCACCCAAGTCTGGCTCACTTTGCCGCCGGAACGCTGCCGCGCGCTGAGCCGATAG
- a CDS encoding caspase family protein yields the protein MNVRQFSISRRPIAVAAVLIGMVSLAIGAHAALNKRSLDAARAVATAQTADASKPASRIALVIGNGHYPDANAPLGQPINDARALTVALRHHGFDVDVIEDASRDDITRAVARLKDKLRPDSVVMLFFGGYGIQAGGESYMIPVDAAIWKEADVRREGVSIESVLDVMKEQGACAKLVIIDASRRNPYERRFRAFSHGLAPITAPDNALILTSATPGKVADDSSGATSVLVTELLNNVKEQAAIEAVFNKTRTAISRASDGEQVPTVSSSLLEDVRFGTDEKAGG from the coding sequence ATGAATGTCAGGCAGTTCAGTATCTCCCGCCGCCCGATCGCCGTCGCTGCGGTTCTTATCGGCATGGTGTCGCTGGCGATCGGCGCCCATGCGGCGCTGAACAAGCGATCGCTCGATGCCGCCAGGGCGGTCGCGACCGCGCAGACCGCCGATGCAAGCAAGCCGGCCTCGCGGATCGCGCTGGTGATCGGTAACGGCCATTATCCCGACGCCAACGCGCCGCTCGGCCAGCCGATCAACGATGCCCGCGCGCTGACGGTGGCGCTGCGCCATCACGGCTTCGACGTCGATGTGATCGAGGACGCCAGCCGGGACGACATCACCCGCGCGGTCGCCCGGCTGAAAGACAAGCTGCGGCCGGATTCCGTGGTGATGCTGTTCTTCGGCGGCTACGGCATCCAGGCCGGCGGCGAGAGCTACATGATCCCGGTCGACGCCGCCATCTGGAAGGAAGCCGACGTGCGGCGCGAGGGCGTCAGCATTGAATCCGTGCTCGACGTGATGAAGGAGCAGGGCGCCTGCGCCAAGCTCGTCATCATCGACGCCTCCAGGCGCAACCCCTATGAGCGCCGCTTCCGCGCCTTCTCCCATGGCCTCGCCCCGATCACCGCGCCCGACAACGCGCTGATCCTGACCTCGGCGACGCCGGGCAAGGTCGCCGACGATTCCAGCGGCGCGACCAGCGTGCTGGTGACCGAGCTGCTGAACAACGTCAAAGAGCAGGCAGCGATCGAAGCTGTCTTCAACAAGACCCGCACCGCCATCTCCCGCGCCTCCGACGGCGAGCAGGTCCCCACCGTCTCCTCCTCGCTCTTGGAAGACGTCCGCTTCGGCACCGACGAAAAGGCCGGCGGGTAG